From Methanospirillum lacunae:
TTGCTTCGAAGACATTGAGTCCGACAGTTTTCTGCCCTTTCTCATGTGCTGCACGAAGCTCAACAAGCATATCGATTGGATCTAGACCTGCGTTCTCAGCGAGAGTCCGGGGGATGATCTCAAGTGCTGATGCAAATGCCTCGATTGCGAGCTGGGCACGGCCACCAACAGTTGCTGCGTATTCACGGAGACGGAGTGAGAGTTCAGTTTCTGGTGCTCCTCCACCGGCTACACACTTCTTGTCCTCGAGAACAACACCAACTACACGAATTGCATCCTCGAATGCACGTTCAAGTTCTGCAACAACATGCTCAGTTCCACCACGGATGATGATTGAGACTGCCTTGGGGTTTTTGCACTCCTCGACAAAGATCATCTCTTCGCCTGAGATCTTACGTTCCTCAACAATTCCTGCAAATCCGAGTTCTGAGTCTGAGATTGCATCGATGCTGGAGACGATTGCTGCTCCGGTTGCCCGGGCAAGTTTCTCCATATCACTCTTCTTGACACGGCGAACTGCGAGGATGCCTGCCTTTGAGAGGTAGTGCTGTGCAATGTCATCAATACCCTTCTGGCAGAAGACGACCTTTGCACCGCTCTTGATCACCTTGTCGGTGATGCTCTTGATCATCCGCTCTTCCTCATCGAGGAATGCCTGGAGTTGATCAGGGCTGGTGATGTTGATCTCGGCGTCAACTTCAGTTTTCTTGAACTCAATTGCCGCGTTCAGGAGCATGATCTTCGCCTTGTTGATGCTGCTTGGCATACCAGGGTGGACACGCTCCTTGTCAATGACCATTCCAAGAACTATCTCTGAGTCTTCGATTGATCCGCCGACTTTCTTCTCGATCTTGATATTTTCGGTGTCAACAGTTCCATCGGTCTCTGCGACCATGGTCACTGCCTTGACAACAAGGTCACAAAGACTGTCCTTTGAGGCTTCTGCACCCTTTCCGGTCATTGCAGTCTCGGCGATCTTCTTCAGGATCTTTACATCCTTTGGCTTTACGTCGATTGCAAAGCCCTTGAGAAGGTCCTGTGCCTTTTCTGCTGCCATCCGGTATCCGTGAGCGATAACGGTAGGGTGCACATCCTGTTCAAGAAGTTCTTCTGAACGCTTGAGTAATTCACCTGCAATTACAACTGCAGTTGTGGTACCGTCACCGACCTCATCATCCTGGGTCTTGGCAACTTCTACCATCATCTTTGCAGCCGGGTGCTCGATGTCCATCTCTTTGAGGATTGTTACACCATCGTTGGTAATGACGACATCACCGATGGTATCGACGAGCATCTTGTCCATGCCCTTGGGTCCTAGGGTTGTCCGGACTGCGTTGGCAACCGCCTTTGCGGCGGCGATGTTCATTCCCTGGGCATCGCGCCCACGGGTGCGTGAACTGCCTTCTTTAAGAATAAGAATTGGTTGTCCTCCAAGCTGTGTAGACATACAGAATCACCACGTGTAGGATAAGGTTGTTTAGTGGTTCTATATAATGATTTCAGTTTAGAATGACATTGAGAAGATCATCTGCTTCTTCCATTGAAAGAAGGTCCTCTTCTCCAAGCATCAGGGTTTTGCCGATTCTGCGCTTGCGCTGATCGTCAGTCATGATGCACATGGCATGGGAACGGGTTACCTGTGAGATATTACCAATAATTCCTGCCCGTTTCGAAAGTTTCTGGGATCTCCCATACCCGGTAAGGATGGTATGATCTTCATATCTGATCAAGGCCTGGAAGGGCGCACGGCTCATCATCTGCAGGTGCATCCCCATCTCTTCAATAAAGGGCTGGATCGGAATGTCTTCTGCAGGAAGAGAGAAATCAGAAGGGATCTGGGGAGTATAAACCAGCAGATCAATGGGCTCCACGACACCGCTGTCAAAGGTCTCCTCGATTCTGATGGCAATGTCAATAGTAGTGCCCATACCGGCTTCGTATTTAGCAACAGTGCGGCGGGAAACTCCCAGAACCTGACCTAGATCTCCAAGGGAGAGGTTATTTAGTTCACGAAGTTCACGCAGTTTTTCTCCGCTGATATTCACATAAAGACCGCCAGGTGAGGCGTAAATAAGAGGTGGAGATCCATCTACAAAGAAATCGTGAAGAGTGGCA
This genomic window contains:
- a CDS encoding transcriptional regulator produces the protein MSQDRLLQNAISVMMMAGYDVSELFAMRPKSFDLIANNGSQIVVLKVISHIDSITEENARDLDQISRNLGGTPLVVGERARDAELERGAVYVRYGISAINYATLHDFFVDGSPPLIYASPGGLYVNISGEKLRELRELNNLSLGDLGQVLGVSRRTVAKYEAGMGTTIDIAIRIEETFDSGVVEPIDLLVYTPQIPSDFSLPAEDIPIQPFIEEMGMHLQMMSRAPFQALIRYEDHTILTGYGRSQKLSKRAGIIGNISQVTRSHAMCIMTDDQRKRRIGKTLMLGEEDLLSMEEADDLLNVILN
- the thsA gene encoding thermosome subunit alpha, with translation MSTQLGGQPILILKEGSSRTRGRDAQGMNIAAAKAVANAVRTTLGPKGMDKMLVDTIGDVVITNDGVTILKEMDIEHPAAKMMVEVAKTQDDEVGDGTTTAVVIAGELLKRSEELLEQDVHPTVIAHGYRMAAEKAQDLLKGFAIDVKPKDVKILKKIAETAMTGKGAEASKDSLCDLVVKAVTMVAETDGTVDTENIKIEKKVGGSIEDSEIVLGMVIDKERVHPGMPSSINKAKIMLLNAAIEFKKTEVDAEINITSPDQLQAFLDEEERMIKSITDKVIKSGAKVVFCQKGIDDIAQHYLSKAGILAVRRVKKSDMEKLARATGAAIVSSIDAISDSELGFAGIVEERKISGEEMIFVEECKNPKAVSIIIRGGTEHVVAELERAFEDAIRVVGVVLEDKKCVAGGGAPETELSLRLREYAATVGGRAQLAIEAFASALEIIPRTLAENAGLDPIDMLVELRAAHEKGQKTVGLNVFEAKPSDMQKEGVVEPLRVKTQAIASAAEAAIMILRIDDIIASAKSAAPAMPPGGMDEMGGMGGMGGMGGMGM